From the Actinomadura luzonensis genome, the window GCTCGCCTCCGAGGAAGAGCTAGCGCGTGGTGGTGCAATTCTTGAAGTCCGTGCTTGAGCATAGGTCCATCGATCTCGCGTAGGATGTCTGCACGTACTTCGACGACATAGTCAGGCCGAATTCCGAGAATGTTCTCGTCGTACGCTGCATGGTGGATTTTACACAAAGAAACACCGTTGGCTATAGCTGGAACACCTCGGGTGTCGCGGTCAGGAATGATGTGAGCCGCATCAAGGAGCGATCGGTGCCGGAGCCGGCACATTGCACACGCGCTCTCATACGCCTGGATGACCCGCTGTCGAAAGACCGGTTGGTGCAGTCGTCGCCTCGTGATTCCTAGAGAGTACCGACGTTCGATCTCGCTGCTCACGCCTCCGATGGGCAGGGATCGTTGCGCTTCATCCAAGGCCACCGCCACCTGTGATTGCTCAGCCTCGACGCCGACGATCCAGACAGGAAAGAAAGGCAGGTATACCCCTTGCTGTATTCCGAAGAACCATATGAGCGGCACCCCCTCGCGAAAGGCCGCTCGTAGCCCAGCGTTGGTGTAGTGCTGCGGGTTGCCTTGGAACTTGTAGCGCAGCAGGCCGTCGCTTCCCACCTCGTCCTCGTAAGGCACCCGCCCGCCTCCAGGCGTGTAGGTGGTCAAGATCGACAGCGCGGCGGTCAGACCTCTGGGTTTCCTGATACCTAGCTGATTGTCGATCAAGGGGAACACTCGTCCCTCGAACCTGAAGCCAAGCAACTCGTCACGGCGGACAATTGGGGTGTCAGGCGTACATCTCTGCCGAAGCCAAGCCATGGCCGCCGCTCGTACCCGAGCGTCCAAGTCATCGGGGGGTGTTGTGAGCACAAGGCACTTTTACACCCTTAGCCAGCCTGCCTGCTAGGGCATCTGGCTACGCAGCACGAGGCCACCAACTCAGGCGGGTGTCACTCGCAATCGAAACAGAGGCGTCAGGACTCGATGGTCGCCCTCGATGGGCCGTTCAGACCAGAGAGATAGTGTGAGCAGACCTACAACTGCTCTAGCAGTTCGTCAATCACCCTAAAACCATCCCGCAATTCTTGCACCGTCACATACTCTACTTGCGGATCGAGCAATCGCTGAGGCTTCCCCGATTTGTGCGCCAGCTCTCCTCTAGCCGTCGCCCACGCTTCGAGAGCACTCAACCACTGCTCGTCGATATCCTCCTCCCGAACACCCAGCGGGAGGAGGATCCTCAGCAGGTTCTTCTCCTTGATGCCGTTGTTCTGCATGATCACATAGTTCAGATAGTTCTTGCGAGCGGCTTCAACCCGTTCGGTGAGATTAGGCGCCTTTTTCTGCCTCTCGCTAGCAGAAAGGATGGTCGTCTCCTTCCACCCCAAGGAGCTCTCATATGCGACCAGGGCAAGTAGGCTCGGCCTGATATTGCCATGCGCGAGCCATTCACTTACAGCCCGAGAAACGATCTGCTGCGCCCGGTCCTCTATGAATGCCTCGAACTCGGCATGAGCCAGGAGGCGGAACGCTCTCGCGCTCTCATGCACGCGAACCGTATAAAGCCCCGTCGGGTCGAACTCCTCGGGGAGGAGATTACTCCGTAACTCTAGTAAGCGTGCATAGAGAGTCTGGAAACGAGGAGAAGGCATCAATCCGCCTTGAATACTATCTTCTCATCGTCGCCGATATATGGGATCCGCAACTGGTTCTCGCCAACGATCGGAGCAAGCGTTTCGCCCCACTTCTGAAGTCGGTATTGAGTTGCGTTAATGGATTTCGTAGTACTCTGCACCGCTTGCACGAATTCCGTGTCCACATCGCAGAGATCCTGAAATGCCTCACGGACGTCGACAGCCCGTGCCTGCGCAGCCGCCCTAACCGAAGGTGTCGAGAAGTAGTAGGTCATCACATCGAAGATTGCCCTATTGAAGCGGTTCTCGTAGTGATCCCTATCCCACCGATGAAAGGCATCCGAGCCGAAAATGGCTACCGTACAGTCGATTGCCCGATCACACTGCAGGGCTGCATCCCGTATGCCGGACTCTTCAGCGAGCCACTTCTGGTTAAGCTTCTCGGTCGTCCCGTCAAGAAACTTCTTCAAGTCGCCGCGATAGTCAGGCAGATAATAGGAGAAGGCAAAGTACCTCAACAGGATCTCGACATCACGCATTCGAAAGTCAGGCCCGTTGAGCTTGAGCGCCCTCTGCAAAGAGGTGCTGGCGCTCGCATGATCGTCAAGGAAGTTGGTGAACTCACCAGGGTGAAGCGCCTGCCGGAGTTCCTGCGGAGAGAGGCTTACGCTGCCAGTGTTCAGGCGCAGGAAGACCAGATTGAGGAACTCCTCATTCGGCCATGCCCGCACCACGACCGTACGGATGGTCTG encodes:
- a CDS encoding HNH endonuclease; translated protein: MIDNQLGIRKPRGLTAALSILTTYTPGGGRVPYEDEVGSDGLLRYKFQGNPQHYTNAGLRAAFREGVPLIWFFGIQQGVYLPFFPVWIVGVEAEQSQVAVALDEAQRSLPIGGVSSEIERRYSLGITRRRLHQPVFRQRVIQAYESACAMCRLRHRSLLDAAHIIPDRDTRGVPAIANGVSLCKIHHAAYDENILGIRPDYVVEVRADILREIDGPMLKHGLQELHHHALALPRRRADQPDPVLLEERYDRFRTAS
- a CDS encoding HEPN domain-containing protein — its product is MHESARAFRLLAHAEFEAFIEDRAQQIVSRAVSEWLAHGNIRPSLLALVAYESSLGWKETTILSASERQKKAPNLTERVEAARKNYLNYVIMQNNGIKEKNLLRILLPLGVREEDIDEQWLSALEAWATARGELAHKSGKPQRLLDPQVEYVTVQELRDGFRVIDELLEQL
- a CDS encoding DUF262 domain-containing protein; protein product: MDDQEDLDIRFDHLDTQWGDVEDDEEPVAPDAVSQAVVTDTDWTAETILSQLRRGNIQLNPRFQRRDAWDLKRKSRFIESLILGLPIPQLVLAEDKRRRGSFLVLDGKQRLLALRQFAEGSSFAANTTEEFRKFSLRGLDVRTDLNRQTLAKMENDAARVEDLNSFLNQTIRTVVVRAWPNEEFLNLVFLRLNTGSVSLSPQELRQALHPGEFTNFLDDHASASTSLQRALKLNGPDFRMRDVEILLRYFAFSYYLPDYRGDLKKFLDGTTEKLNQKWLAEESGIRDAALQCDRAIDCTVAIFGSDAFHRWDRDHYENRFNRAIFDVMTYYFSTPSVRAAAQARAVDVREAFQDLCDVDTEFVQAVQSTTKSINATQYRLQKWGETLAPIVGENQLRIPYIGDDEKIVFKAD